In a single window of the Elaeis guineensis isolate ETL-2024a chromosome 8, EG11, whole genome shotgun sequence genome:
- the LOC105050835 gene encoding exocyst complex component EXO70A1, whose amino-acid sequence MIKMDTAEPGDIASLVAARQSLRASLDKSRALSAALARAGPRLDEIHQRLPSLEASVRPIRAHRDALAAVGGHIDRAVSPAAAVLKVFDAVHGLERPLLSDPDADLPGYLSVLKRLEEALRFLSDNCGLAVQWLDDIVDYLDDHSVADPRFLSTLKTSLAALKTSSSPLDGGLLDAALDKLDAEFRRLLSDHSTPLPMPSSAAGVIANGGGAVIAPAPLPVPVIQKLLPILERMIANNRLDRCVAAYVDVRSSNVRASLRALDLDYLEINPVELDDVQSIESYIDRWGRHLEFAVKHLFEAEYKLCAEVFERARPPDVWAACFAEIAAQAGILAFLRFGKTVAEAKKDPIKLLKLLDIFNSLNKLRLDFNRLFGGKACVEIQNLTRDLIKRVIDGACEIFWELLVQVELQRQTPPPSDGAVPRLVSFITDYCNKLLGEDYCPVLTQVLIIHRSWKQEKFQERLLTDAILNIIKALEANFEAWSKGYEDITLSYLFMMNTHWHFYKHLKGTKLGELLGDAWLREHEQYKEYYAAIFLRESWGKLPSLLSREGLILFSGGRATARDLVKRRLKAFNETFDELYQKQSNWVISDKDLREKTCHLVVQAIVPVYRSYMQNYGPLVEQDASASKYAKYTAQTLEKMLTSLFHHKPGKSASFRVRHSNGKVNSVMASQFRSASTVM is encoded by the coding sequence ATGATCAAGATGGATACGGCGGAGCCAGGGGACATCGCGAGCCTTGTGGCCGCCCGGCAGTCCCTGCGGGCGAGCCTGGACAAGTCGCGGGCGCTGTCGGCAGCGCTGGCCCGCGCCGGCCCCCGCCTCGACGAGATCCACCAGCGCCTCCCCTCCCTCGAGGCCTCCGTCCGCCCGATCCGCGCCCACCGCGACGCCCTCGCTGCCGTCGGCGGCCATATCGACCGCGCCGTCAGCCCCGCTGCCGCCGTTCTCAAGGTGTTTGACGCCGTCCACGGCCTCGAGCGGCCCCTCCTCTCCGACCCCGACGCCGACCTCCCCGGCTACCTCTCCGTCCTCAAGCGCCTCGAGGAGGCTCTCCGCTTCCTCTCCGACAACTGCGGCCTCGCCGTCCAGTGGCTCGATGACATCGTCGACTACCTCGACGATCATTCCGTCGCCGACCCTCGCTTCTTATCCACTCTCAAGACCTCCCTTGCCGCTCTGAAGACGTCCTCCTCCCCCCTCGACGGCGGCCTACTAGACGCCGCCCTCGACAAGCTCGACGCCGAGTTCCGGCGCCTCCTCTCCGACCACAGCACTCCCCTCCCCATGCCCTCCTCCGCCGCCGGAGTCATTGCCAACGGCGGTGGTGCCGTCATCGCCCCCGCTCCTCTTCCGGTCCCGGTCATCCAGAAGCTGCTCCCCATCCTCGAGCGCATGATCGCCAACAACCGCCTCGACCGCTGCGTCGCCGCCTACGTCGACGTCCGCAGCTCCAACGTCCGCGCCAGCCTCCGCGCCCTCGACCTCGACTACCTCGAGATCAACCCCGTCGAGCTCGACGACGTCCAGAGCATCGAGTCCTACATTGACCGTTGGGGCCGCCACCTCGAGTTCGCCGTCAAACACCTCTTCGAGGCCGAGTACAAGCTCTGCGCCGAGGTCTTCGAGCGCGCCAGACCTCCCGACGTCTGGGCAGCCTGCTTCGCCGAGATCGCCGCCCAGGCGGGCATCCTCGCCTTCCTCCGCTTTGGGAAGACCGTCGCCGAGGCCAAGAAGGACCCCATCAAGCTGCTCAAGCTCCTGGACATCTTCAACTCCTTGAACAAGCTCCGGCTGGACTTCAATCGGCTCTTTGGTGGGAAGGCCTGCGTCGAGATTCAAAATCTCACTAGGGATCTCATCAAGAGGGTGATCGATGGCGCCTGCGAGATCTTCTGGGAGCTTCTGGTTCAGGTGGAGCTACAGAGGCAGACGCCGCCGCCCTCCGATGGTGCCGTTCCGAGGCTGGTGAGCTTCATCACAGATTACTGCAACAAGCTCCTTGGTGAGGACTATTGCCCGGTTCTCACTCAGGTACTGATCATTCATCGAAGCTGGAAGCAGGAGAAGTTCCAGGAGAGGCTTCTGACtgatgcaattctcaatattatcAAGGCTCTGGAGGCAAATTTCGAGGCTTGGTCCAAGGGCTACGAGGACATCACCCTCTCCTACCTCTTTATGATGAACACCCACTGGCATTTCTACAAGCACTTGAAAGGGACCAAGCTGGGGGAGTTGTTAGGGGATGCATGGCTGAGGGAGCACGAGCAGTATAAGGAGTACTATGCTGCCATTTTCTTGAGGGAGAGCTGGGGAAAGCTTCCATCTTTGCTGAGTAGGGAAGGGCTTATTTTGTTTTCCGGGGGAAGGGCCACGGCCCGGGATTTGGTGAAGAGGAGGTTGAAAGCTTTCAATGAGACATTCGATGAGTTGTATCAGAAGCAGTCGAATTGGGTCATATCGGACAAAGACTTGAGGGAAAAGACTTGCCATCTCGTGGTGCAAGCGATCGTTCCCGTGTATAGGAGCTATATGCAGAACTATGGCCCTCTGGTGGAGCAGGATGCGAGTGCAAGCAAGTATGCCAAGTACACGGCCCAGACGTTGGAGAAGATGCTTACATCTCTATTTCATCATAAGCCTGGGAAGTCTGCAAGCTTTAGGGTTAGGCACTCCAATGGAAAAGTTAACAGTGTCATGGCCAGCCAATTTCGATCTGCTTCAACTGTAATGTGA